A region of the Dehalococcoidales bacterium genome:
AATCGACCTCGAAAATACGATGAATTTTGTGGGGATTCATATACAGTATTTCTACGGACAAAGGGGATTTTCCGGCAGCAAGAAAAATCAACTGAAATTCCTGTTTTGCGGCACTCAATTCCTGTTCTATCAAATACTTTATGAAGCTTTTCCTGTTGAGAATAACCTCATCGTACCAATCACAAACGGAATTACACTCTTTAAGAAGAGCCTCTCCTGAAGATAGGTCGAGTTGATTCACATACTGTAGAACGGCGTCTTCGGTATAAAGTTTTAGTGCCCATTGCATGACTAAGGCGGCCGTCGGCTCGAGTCTTAATTTATCCGTCAACATCATCGTACTTTTTGTCTCATTGCTCCCTTGCTGAGTGATTCAACCTCCGCGGGACTGAGTTCGCGAATCTCGCCATCCGGTAGTCTATTTAACCTCAGACTACCCAGGCGTATCCTTTTCAACTCCAGCACATCGTGTCCCAGAGCGGCAAACATCCGACGCACCTGATGTTTCTTGCCTTCATGGATGGCTATGGAGTAGCTGAAGGGTGGATATCTGGATACCTTGACCTTAGCCGGATGGGTCTTACCATCATCCAGGTAGATTCCCTTCGCCAACTCGGCTATTTCTTCCAGATTCAGTTCTCCGTCGATTTGAACCAGGTATTCTTTTTCTTGTTCAAAACGGGGATGGGTCAATCGAAAAGTAAGGTCGCCGTCATTAGTCAGGAGAACCAGGCCTGTGGAGTCTTTGTCCAGGCGGCCAACCGGGTAAATCCGGATGTCCCGGTATTTCTCCGGGAGGATGTCGATGACCGTTTTTCTCCCCCTGTCATCACTGGTGCTGGAAACAATGCCCTTGGGTTTATTGAGCATCAGATAAACATCAGGTTCTTTTTTGTATGAAGCACGTTTACCATCAATAGTGATAACATCCCTGGCGCTATCAACCGGTTCATTAAAGCTCTCGGCTACTTTACCGTTGATGGCTACGCCGCCTCTCTTGATAACAGCTGCGATTTTTCTGCGAGAGCCAATTCCGGAAGCTGTAAGTAACTTGATTATGGGCTGTTGTGCCATTTACTTCTGCCCTCCTGAATTTTCCGGTACAATCCCCTGAGTCCGGCTAAACTCATAAAAGTCTAAATCAACTGCTTCGAGCTAAGCAATCCAGTCTTGAGAGTTGCTACTTCAAAACTCCCGTAGTTATGTGTATACTGTTATACTGTGTCGATAGATTATACTTTAGACGGAGAAAATAATGAATCCTGAGACATATCAGTACCCGCAGCAATATGAAACCGAAGCAGTTTTAAAGGACGGATCGAGCATACTACTCCGACCGATAAAGAAGGATGACGTCCAGCTGTGGCTGGATTTTGTCGGACGGCTGAGTCCCCATACCAAATATCTGCACTTTCAGCATGTACCTAACCTGGCCGCCGAAGATGCCGTCAGGGCCTGCAGTGTAGACTATGACAATACCTTTGCCATCGTGGCCGAGGTGATGGAGTCCAGGCGTAAGAAAATAGTCGGTATCGGTAGATACTATCGCCTGCCCGATCGGCATTCTGCAGAAGTGACGTTTATAACCGAAGATGCTCATCAGGGCAAAGGTATCGCCACCAGACTTCTGGGACTGTTGGTCGATATTGCCCGTGACAGGGGCATCGACAGATTTGAGACAGATGTTCTGGCAGAAGAAGGGCAACTAGCTTTCTTTAGAAACTACGGGTTTCACATTGTCCGTAGTATACAGTCGGATGTTCATCGCATCAGCTTCTCCGTTGCTCAGACCGAGCAGGTAATCAGGAAAGAGGAGGCGAGAGAGTCCGCTGCTACCATCGCTTCGCTGCGGTACATTCTTTCACCTCGTTCAGTGGCCGTAATCGGAGCATCGCGTGACAAAGACTCTATCGGTAATGTGCTCTTCCGCTGTATCCTTCAGAGTGATTTTTCAGGCGTAATCTATCCGGTGAACCCGAATGCGGATGCGGTAGTCGGGGTGAGAACATATCCCTCGGTCCTGGATATACCGGGTAACGTGGAAATGGCCGTTATAGCCGTACCGGCATCTATAGTAAACAGGTTGGCTCATGATTGTGGCCAGAAGGGGGTACGGGCACTGATCGTTATTTCGGACGGGTTTAAAGAGACCGGTCCGGAGGGAATGGCCCGGGAAAGAGAACTGAGGGAAATCTGCCTCGGCCATGGCATGAGAGTGGTTGGGCCGAACTGTATGGGGGTCATCAATACCGAACCCGCTGTTGGTTTGAATGCAACCTTTTCAACAGTGTATCCCCCGAGGGGCAATGTTGCCTTTCTTTCCCAAAGTGGGGCTATGGGACTGGCAATACTTGAATACGCCAGGGATCTCAATATGGGCATTTCCAGTTTCGTGAGTGTCGGAAACCGATTGGACATTTCTCCATCCGATCTGCTGCAGTACTGGGAAAAGGACACGGCAACTAGGGTGATACTGCTTTATCTCGAGTCTTTTGGCAACCCGGAAAAGTTTGCCCTCATCGCCCGTAGAGTCTCGGCGAAGAAGCCGATTGTGGTGGTAAAGAGCGGAACCACCAAAGCAGGCACTCATGCTGCGGCATCCCACACCGGTGCTATGGCAACTTCGGAGGTGGCTGCCGAAGTAATGTTCCATCATGCCGGTATCGTAAAGGTTAACACCATGGAGGAGCTTTTTGATGTGGCGGCACTACTTTCCAACCAGCCCCTGCCGAAAGGAAACCGGCTCGCTATTGTCACCAATGGCGGTGGTCCTGGTATCATCGCGGCTGATGCTGCCGAACGTAATGGTCTGGAACTGCCGCCCGTCTCGGAAGAGACGGCAGAGAAACTGGGGAAGGTCTTGAAGCGCAAGGTTACGATAAATAATCCCCTGGATACTACTGCCGGAGCCAGTGCCGAGGAGTTCGAAAATATATTGAGAATTCTGGCTGGTGATAAGGATAATGATGCCGTGCTGATAATATTCGTGCCGCCGATAGTGGTTAATCCGGAGGCTATCGAGAATGCCTTGCAGCGGGTGGCACCGGTTTTCTGGCGGCGGAAAAAGCCGTTGTTGGCCTGTTTCCTGGGGCGCCGGGGCCTTCAGGCGAGGATAGGAACGCTGGGAAGATTGGTGCCCAGCTTTTCCTTCCCCGAAGAAGCGGTCGCTTCTCTGGCAAGAGCTGTAGAGTATGTTGATCTGCAGAGTAAACCGAAGGGGGTTATCCCGGATATTAAAGGTACCGAGCCGGTAGAGGCACACAAGATTGTAGAGTCGGCATTGAGGGCTGGAGTGCAGAGGCCAATCTGGCTCTCTGCAGAGGAGATAATAGGGCTTCTTAACTGCTACGGTATTAAGATGGGAGAGACGGTTATGGCGGAGACCCCGGATGAAGCAGCTGCCGCCGCAGAGCGTCTCGGTTTTCCGGTAGTAGTGAAGCTTGCCTCAACGACTATCGTTCATAAGACTGAAGTTAACGGAGTAGTGCTTGATGTGACTTCGTCCGAAGGCGTGAAGATGGCCTTCGACGATATCAGAAAGAGGTTATCAGGTATCGGCCGTAAGGATGAGATGCAGGGTGTGCTTATACAGAAGATGGTCAGGGAAGGAATAGAGACTATTATAGGGGTAACACATGATCCTCAGTTTGGGCCGTTGATTATGTTCGGTCTGGGTGGTATATATGCCGAACTGTTCAAGGATACGACCATACGCCTTCATCCGCTGACCGATGTCGATGCCGGCGATATGATACAGTCGGTAAAAATGGCGAAGCTGCTTTCCGGATACCGGGGATTGCCTTCCAGCGATACTAACGCTCTAGAGGACCTCTTGCTCAGACTTTCGAAAATGATAGAGGATGTTCCGCAAATTGTAGAGCTCGATTTTAACCCGGTTAAGGTGCTGCCGCGGGGGAGAGGTTACTATATTGCCGACGCCAGGATCCTGGTAGGATAGTACAGAAATGCTTTTCGTTAGAATGTGACTAAATCGCGTATTTCTGTTCTGTTATGGTTTACATAATATGAATAAATATCGGAGTTGTTGACATAATGAGGCAGTGTGTATTGACATCATCAGCGGGGAAGCGTCTCATCGGTAAGGCTATAGCGGGGCTTCCCGTGATTAAAAGTACGCTGTGCAAGGGGACTATAGTGATTGTGGCTGGGACCACAAACGGCTATGTTGCGGAGGAAATACTGAATACTCTGGGTGGAGAAAACGCCTTTGATCGAAAGCGATTCTTTCGGGGGGTTACTCTTCCCCCTGAATATAAGGTGACCGAAGCGGGCAGATTACCTGACGAGAGAGGATTCCCGGGTGATGTGATTATCAAGGACGGCGTTTGGCAGCGTGGTAAAACAATAAGTGACGTAGCTGATGAACTTAAAGAAGGAGATGTTATTATCAAAGGTGCCAATGCGCTTGATCCGGTTCACAAGCGTGCTGCCATTCTGATGGGTCATCGACAAGGTGGAACAACGACGATAGCGCTTCAGGCTGTGGTAGGAAGAAGGGTGCATTTGATACTGCCGGTCGGGTTGGAGAAACGGATATACGGCAATCTGGATGAAATAGCAAGACTGTTGATTATGCCGGAATCAGAGGGGTTACGCTTGCTTCCGGTTCCCGGCGAAGTGTTCACTGAGATCGAAGCCCTTTCATCACTGGCTGGTGTTACCGCTGAATTAATTGCCGCCGGCGGGGTTTGCGGAGCAGAAGGAAGTATGCGGTTAGCCTTTAGCGGGACTACTGAAGCCGAGTCATTTGCCGAGCAGATAATTCAATCCGTAGCTTTTGAGCCCCCTTTTACGATACCTTGATGGTTCTTGTCGAGGCGGGTGCCTTAGTCCTGTGAGAATGCCACATCCTGCGGCCATTCGTCGAGGGTTACCTCCACCGCTATTGTCTCATTCCCTCTGATTACAGTTAGGTAAACTTGCTCCCCGACATCCTTAGTATTGAGATACTGCAGGAGGTCGGACACTGTGGCTACCTCATGTTCGTCAATCGCAATGATGATGTCACCTCCTGAGGTTGGACTACCCTGATCGATGCCGCTTGGGACCAGTCCGGCCCGCTCGGCAGGGCTATCCGGCATCACCGAGACTACATATACCCCGTGGTCGGTGTTCAAATCGAGCTTTGAAGCCAGTGTTTGATCGATTTCCGTGCCGCTGATGCCCAGCCATGGGGTGCCGACCTCGCCGCCTTGAAGCAGTGCCGGCAGCAGAGACTTGGCGTTGTTGATGGGGATGGCGAAGCCGATGCTGTTTGAAGAAGCTTCAATAGCAGTATTTATGCCGATTACCGCACCTTTTGAGCTTAGAAGAGGACCGCCGGAATTTCCCGGATTTATGGCGGCGTCGATCTGTAACATGTTGGGTATTGACCTTGTCTGAGCGCCGGCCATGTTTCTTCCCAAACCGCTGATAATACCGACGGTGATGGAACCTTCCAGTCCGTAGGGTGAACCGAGCGCAATCGCCATCTGGCCCGGCTTAACACTGTCAGAATCACCCAGAAGGAGCGGGCTAATGTTGCTAATATTGCTTGGGTCTACCTTCAGCAGTGCCAGGTCGTTCTCACTGTCGGTGCCGATTATTTGAGCTTCTACCGTCTCGCTGCTGTGCAGGGTAACGCTTATGCTGGAAGCGCCGTCCACTACGTGATAATTGGTTAAAATATGGCCTTCTTCATCGACAAAGAATCCGGAGCCTTGTCCTTTTACATCAGGAGTACGGAATAAGCCGGAGGGGTATTCGTTACCGCCGACTACGGTATTTATCTCGACTACTGCTGGAATCGCCTGGCTATAGAGTGTTACGATTGCCTCTTCATCGTAAAGCGATATTACCGGCACGGCGTTGGCAGTTGTTACAGTTTCGTTCGGGATTACATCAGGAGTAGCCGAGGCCAGAGGGATGCTCGCAGCGCAACCGGAGAACAGAAGGGATGCCGACAGGGCTACGGCAACAAGCGAGGTTAGAACTATCCGCTGCTGCATCTTCATCATCGGTACGGATCTATTCGAGTTCATCTATCCTTCTTCTTTCTATCTATTTATCAGAAATCTCGGATATTTAAAAAATAACATGAAAATATTAAGAAATTATTAAAAGATGCCATGCTCTAGCCCCGGTAGTGCTGCCGATTACCGAGTCGTTGCCGCTACGGCGTTTGGAGGTGGAGGCTGCTATCTACAGTGGTTTAAGACAACTGGGGTTGGATGTGTGAAACGAAAATTGCACTTAATATACTGCAATTTTGAGATATACACTGAGTCACATTAGTAGGGATGCATTATTCTGTTTGCGTTCGCTTAGCCATCTGTTTATTCGCGGCTCTTTTCATCCTCGAAACTGAAGATTTCATTAATGCTGGCTCCCAGGGCTTGGGCGACGTTGTACTCCCGGAAAGATATTAAAGATACCAGTAGATATTTTCGGATCACAACCTCTGGCATTGCTCGCAGTAGTAGATACTGCCGCCCAGGTAAGCCTCTTTCCTGATCACCATGCCACAGAATGGGCAGGGCTTACCGGCGGTGTTCTTGCACAGAACGGTTTTATAGCCCCCGGGTGAGCCGAACAAACCCAGTTCGGTATCCCGGCCTCCGCGGGCTGCCATCATGGAGATGGTGGTTTTTAGAGAATTAAAAAGGGCCTCTTTATCGTTATCGGAAAGAGTGTTTACCTTCTTCTTCGGATGCATTCTTGCGTTGAACAAGATATCCTGCAAGATACCGTTGCCGAGCCCGGGGATTCTCTGCTCGGTGGCCAGAAAAGCCTTCAAGCTTAATTTCTGGACTTCATCTGAACCAACCATACGGCTAAAATATACTCCATCAAACATTGCAGAGAGCGGAGACGGTTTTTCTTGGGCAGCTTTGTAGTAGGGATTATCCAGTTCACCATCAAAGAATGCTCCCAGTCCGCCATACATTTGAATCGAGGCGCTTACAGCAGAATGATCGTCAAACTCAATTAAAATCTGGTGTTTAGCAGGACGCGGCTCATTTTTGTCGTGAAACCTGATTGCTACACCCTCTCCGAATAGGATATTAGCCTTTTCAACCCCTATCTCAACCATACCGCCATATGGACTGGCTTTGCCTACTGTCCTGCCGATAAGCAGGTCAGAATATGTCGACGGTTCTCCATAGTACCAGGCTAATTTGTGAGGGGTGTGTGCAGCAACGACACCGGCAATCCGCTTCCCCAAAATAGCATCTTTAATTTGACCGGAGAGATTTACCGCTTCGGGTAATTCAATCACGATAATACCTCCATCCCGCTGTTTTTTATACAGGCTATTCTACAACGCTGAATGTCTTGGGACAAGACGCCTGTTTTCTTTAGCCATATTCAGACACTTTCAAAGGCTGATGATTGTCGTGCCAGACGGCTAGTAAAAGCGGCCATTTTTTGGGCGGGCGGATTACTATTGACATTGCTAGAGTGCGAGCCTAGAATAAATGATATAAGGGTACAGCGAAGCGGTATTATTTATGCGGGTTAGGTCTTATCAGCCGGTCTATCCTATTTTATGGTAACCGGTAACAAGGAGCAAAGTGGGTAGGTGGGCTGAGGTTCTGCTCGTTACGATGTTGGTGTTGACCATTGTCTTTGCCAAGCAGGCAGAAGCGATGGTCAAACAATGCCCGGTGTCAGCGAGTTCGGTTGCTCCTCTATCGGTTTCCAATCCGGTCCAATCGGATACTTCAGATATCTTAACTGTACGCCCAATGCCAGGAACACCTCTCAAAATACCGTCGTACATGGTTGCTGACTTCCCCCCGGAGTCATTCTGTATACGCTTTGCCCAGCATCAAAGAAGGCTTGTTACCTGTAATAATGGCTATGGCTTTTTTCTGGCGAAGTCGGGTAGTGGGGCTGTATTTCAGGATGGACGGACCAAGCCGTCGTTTATCGCCCCGCTTTTGAGAAGTTTCGACTCTTTTTCTCCGCCCGGTCTCGTTATGCGCCTATGATTAGGTTTGAGAGCTCTAGTTTTCGATTGGTAATGTCCCATTGAAAAATAGGTCTGAGAAGGAGATTAGTAATGTTCGGAATGAAAGCAAAGGAAAAGGAAAAGGGAACCTCACCAAAAGATATTATGGCCGGCGAAATCGAGCGGTTGACCCCCGGCCAGTCTCTCTGCTATAAACTGCCGCCGATATATGGTGACGATTTGGTAATTGTTAAGCCAAACCCGAATTATCCTAACAAGGGAAAGAAGTACCTGGTGTGTTCAGAGAGTGTTGTGGATGGTAAGCCAAGCGGTAAGGTTCTTACCGGTTGGGATTCTGACAAGGCCAGTTACATCGCCGGTTGGGTTGTGGAACGTCTCGGTACGCCCTTTGCTTAGTCTGAATTTGGGGTAGATTTCATATCGGCAAATGCTATTGAAAGCCGGGGGTCAGGCACTTTAGTGGTTACACCTTCGGCTTTCAATAATCATAAATCGGAAGATATGTGTTTAGGCTCTTGGGGTGGACAGTGTTTGTTACTACAAAGCTTAGTCCTCGCCGGATAGTATACTCGCTAATGACGAAGTAAGGAGGCAAGCTATCGTGCTGGTTGACGAGATTAGCAGAATCGCTAGTGAAATCCCTGCTGAACTAAAGGAAAAGAAAGGAGTCTTCTCCCTTGAGTTCATTATTGCAGAAAGAAAGGTTATGTTTTCTAAGAAGAAGCTGACCTACAGTGCGAAGTTTCGCATCGATGAGGGTAAAAAGGAGCTTCGTTTTACCGAGATGCTCAAGGAGTCTGGCGCCGGATTCTCCTCCGGTGATAGCGATATCGGTCCCGGCTTCGGATTTAAGGCAGAGACCTATAAGACCGGAGGTGGCCCCAGGGAGGGTAATATCAAAGAACAATCCGAGCTTTTTGGTAAGCAATACAACTATAATTACGACTTCTCTAAGATCAGGACCGCGGTTGAGCGTGAGGCTGACAGGGCTGGCTATGCCTTCAAGTACCATTTGACCAGCATCGGCCTGTGACGATACATGGATAGTAAAGATGCTGTGTCTTTTGATAGTAGGCATGTAACTTTTGGCGGAATAAGGCGTTCTAGAATTGTAGAAGGATAGTAATAAAGGGGGGTGCCAGTGAGAAGAAAAAGGTTTCTAAAGCTATTGGGGATGGGCGCGATACTGACGGTGCTCATGTCGGTGTTCCTGCCTGCCTCGCCGGCCTTGGCGGCAGGCATCAGCATTGACCCGGATGAGGGCAGGATTGGCGATGAGGTCGAGGTGGAAGGGACGGGTTTTGATCCCATATCCTCCGAGGAATATCGATATGTTGATATCTATTTTACGGCAAAAACGACCACGGGCGCAGTTCCGTCAACTTCATCCGATATTAATGATGAGATCAGAACCTACGAGCTATTGGACAGCGGAGTTCAGGCCGATATCGACGGAGAGTTCACCTTTGAATTCGATGTGCCCGATAGGCTCAGGGGCGGTACTGTCGATGCCGATGTCCATGGCGGCAGCTACTACGTCTGCGTCACCTATGAGGATGATGTTAGAGTCAGGGCGCGGGTGGAATTCACGGTTATCACCGGTGAAATCACGGACCTCGACTCTGACAGCGGGCCGGTTGGAACCGAGGTTACTCTCAGCGGCGAGAATTTCGCTGAAAATGAGACTATCACCATAATGTTTGACGGTAGTGAGGTGGACATCATCAGCGGTGATGACGAGACCGATGGCAGCGGTGATTTCGATAACACGACTTTTATCATCCCGCTTGCTACCGCCGGTGAGCATACCATCAGCGTCAGTGACGAAAGCCTGACCGAGGAAGCATTATTGGAGGGTTCGGACGAGCCGCCTGTCTTCACTGTGGAATCCTCGCTGGATGTCTCTCCGGTAACTGGGCCGCCCGATGATACCGCCACGGTGAGCGGTACAGGATTCGGGAACAGAGCTGATGTTGATATTATGATTGACGACGTACTGGTGGCAACTGCTACAACTGATAATAAGGGTAGCTTTTCGGTCATTTTCACCGTGCCCGACATTACCGAGGGTATCTATGACCTGGTAGCCATGGATGAGGATGATAACGAAGCAGAGATGCAGTTCACGGTAGAGGTAGGTACGGAAATTATGGTCAGCCCGGTGACAAGTGCCGGAGCTCCCGGTTATGTTGGACAGAACGTCACCATCAGTGGTGTGGCCTTTGTCCCTAACTCCAGTGTGACCATTACCTATACCTCTACCCCTATAGTGGTGGGTACAACTACGACCAACGCCGATGGCGATTTCTCCTTTACCTTCAAGGTTCCTAAGAGCCAGGCGGGCGCTCATACCATCTCGGCGAGCGACGGCACCAACTCACTGCAATTGCCTTTCTATGTTGAGTCTAATGCCCCGCCGGTGCCGCAACTCCTTCTCCCTGAGGCTGCTACCAAGGCCCCGGCAACCGCCGTTTTTGACTGGAGTGATGTCACCGATGCCAGCGGCATTACCTATATCCTGCAGGTGGCCATCAGCCAGGACTTCGCCGCGAGCTCACTGGTCCTGGAGAAGGAAGGGCTGACCGTCTCGGAATACACCCTGTCCAAGGAGGAATCTCTACCCTCCCGGTCGCTAAAAGAGCCCTATTACTGGCGGGTGATGGCGATTGACGGTGCTGGTAACGAGGGGATTTGGACGAATGCCAGTGACTTTTCGGTGGGGTTCTCAATGCCATCTTGGGCGGTGCATGTCTTCTGGGGTATCGGTGTGATTGCGGGTACCTGTATAGGATATTACCAGGGCAAGCGCCGGGGTTAGACCATACTGAAAATAATACGGGCTGAAAATCGTTCGGGTTAGTATAACCGGGAGATTATAATCCAGCAAGTCCTAGAGGGTACCCTCTTATCAGGCACTACGGGGAGCACCTGGAGATTCCGGGATGCTCCCCGTATCGTTGTTGTGCTATACATATCTCGTTACTAACATCAGCATACAGATGGAAAGTACTATTATTGTAATAGGCAAGCTGTATTTGAGGAATCTGCCCCAACTCACCCGGTAGCCTGCCTTCTCGGCAATAGCAACGCCGACGACATTAGCTGATGCCCCGATTGGGGTAGCATTACCGCCGATATCAGCGCCCAGGGCCAAAGGCCAGGCCAGAGAAGGTAGCGCTACTCCGGTGGCTTGGGATAGCCGAACTATTATCGGAACCATGGTGGCGGCAAATGGAATGTTGTCCACTACGGCTGAAGCACATGCTGAACCCCAGAGTATGATGGTGATCATGGTAAACGGGTTGCCGCCTGAGGTTGTTCCGATAAAGCCAGCAATAAGATGCAATATACCGGTTTCCTCAAGCCCGCCAACACAAATAAAGAGTCCGATAAAGAAAAGCAGGGTTCTCCAGTCGACCCCCTTCATAATTGATGGTGTTTCTTTGCCCATGGCGGCTATGGTAGCTAGGGCGGCAATTATGCCGATCATCGCCATTGAGAGACCGCTTTGAGCGTGCGTAATAATCAAGAATACTACCGTGATGAAGATGGCCAATTGGATTTTGTAGAGTCGATGGTTGATAATGGCGTCTTGGGGTTTCAGTTGTGTCTCCGCAGTGTTAGCTGAGATGACTGCAGTATGAGCGTAATCCCGGCGAAGGCGCCAGTAGAAGTAGCCTACGGCTGCTGCCATACCCGTCCAGGCAATGGGTCCAGTATTAACTACGAAGTCGTTAAAGGTATAGCCGAGACTGGTCCCGATTATGATGTTGGGGGGATCACCTGCCATAGTGGCGCTGCCGCCGACGTTAGCCGCGAAGATCGTGGCAATAATCAGCGGAACAGGATCAAATTTTAATATGCGTGCCAGCTCGATGATCACCGATGCCATAAAGAGCAATACAGTGATACTGTCAATAAACATTGACATTACACCAGCAAGCAGCATGAAGACAATAGAGATGGGGATGATACGGTAGTTGACCATCCGGGCAGTATATAGGCAGAGCCAGCGGAAGAAACCCACTGCTCTTAATCCCTCTACTAGAACCATCATCCCGCCGATGAAGAAAATAGTCTGCCAGTTGACGCCGTGGGCCATTATCGGTTCATGTCCGGCTATCCAGAAGGTAGGACGACCAATCTCGGCGAAGTTAAGTACACCGATGGCAGTATCAGGACTTCTCAGAATACCGAGAAATACGACGAGAATGGTGAGGGCGGCTCCGATAAGCACAGGAATGAAGCGTTGTACCTTACCGATGATAAGAAAGGTAAATACCCCGATGAAGATGCAGAGTGTAACAATTTGGCTGGGATCAAGCATCTATAATTTTAGCTTCTTTCTCTATCTTAGTCATTAAGGTAAGGTAGGTGCTGTTCCTATTCATGTTCGGACAGAATAACATCGCAGCTTGCTTCAGAAGTCCGGACAACCAGTACTGCAACGTCCCCTGTATGCAGAATTTTGTCCGTTACGTTGCCAAAGACCCAGCGTCCCATACCAGATCGGCCATGACTTGATATAGTGATGAGGTCAACGCTGTTCTCTTCAGCATATTTCATAATCTGACTGGCGGGATTGCCGAAGGCAACTACACTGGACACCTTGATTCCCTGCTCTTTGATAGGCTGGGCTATGGTGTCAAGGTAACCCATCAGTGTTCTCCGTACCGCTTCATCATCGCGTACGGTATAGAAAATCCCGCTTGCTCCTATGGTTCCTACCGGCTCGAAGACTTCGATCAGGACTATCTCGGCACTCATGGTTTTGGCTAATCTTT
Encoded here:
- a CDS encoding IPT/TIG domain-containing protein, whose amino-acid sequence is MRRKRFLKLLGMGAILTVLMSVFLPASPALAAGISIDPDEGRIGDEVEVEGTGFDPISSEEYRYVDIYFTAKTTTGAVPSTSSDINDEIRTYELLDSGVQADIDGEFTFEFDVPDRLRGGTVDADVHGGSYYVCVTYEDDVRVRARVEFTVITGEITDLDSDSGPVGTEVTLSGENFAENETITIMFDGSEVDIISGDDETDGSGDFDNTTFIIPLATAGEHTISVSDESLTEEALLEGSDEPPVFTVESSLDVSPVTGPPDDTATVSGTGFGNRADVDIMIDDVLVATATTDNKGSFSVIFTVPDITEGIYDLVAMDEDDNEAEMQFTVEVGTEIMVSPVTSAGAPGYVGQNVTISGVAFVPNSSVTITYTSTPIVVGTTTTNADGDFSFTFKVPKSQAGAHTISASDGTNSLQLPFYVESNAPPVPQLLLPEAATKAPATAVFDWSDVTDASGITYILQVAISQDFAASSLVLEKEGLTVSEYTLSKEESLPSRSLKEPYYWRVMAIDGAGNEGIWTNASDFSVGFSMPSWAVHVFWGIGVIAGTCIGYYQGKRRG
- a CDS encoding GNAT family N-acetyltransferase gives rise to the protein MNPETYQYPQQYETEAVLKDGSSILLRPIKKDDVQLWLDFVGRLSPHTKYLHFQHVPNLAAEDAVRACSVDYDNTFAIVAEVMESRRKKIVGIGRYYRLPDRHSAEVTFITEDAHQGKGIATRLLGLLVDIARDRGIDRFETDVLAEEGQLAFFRNYGFHIVRSIQSDVHRISFSVAQTEQVIRKEEARESAATIASLRYILSPRSVAVIGASRDKDSIGNVLFRCILQSDFSGVIYPVNPNADAVVGVRTYPSVLDIPGNVEMAVIAVPASIVNRLAHDCGQKGVRALIVISDGFKETGPEGMARERELREICLGHGMRVVGPNCMGVINTEPAVGLNATFSTVYPPRGNVAFLSQSGAMGLAILEYARDLNMGISSFVSVGNRLDISPSDLLQYWEKDTATRVILLYLESFGNPEKFALIARRVSAKKPIVVVKSGTTKAGTHAAASHTGAMATSEVAAEVMFHHAGIVKVNTMEELFDVAALLSNQPLPKGNRLAIVTNGGGPGIIAADAAERNGLELPPVSEETAEKLGKVLKRKVTINNPLDTTAGASAEEFENILRILAGDKDNDAVLIIFVPPIVVNPEAIENALQRVAPVFWRRKKPLLACFLGRRGLQARIGTLGRLVPSFSFPEEAVASLARAVEYVDLQSKPKGVIPDIKGTEPVEAHKIVESALRAGVQRPIWLSAEEIIGLLNCYGIKMGETVMAETPDEAAAAAERLGFPVVVKLASTTIVHKTEVNGVVLDVTSSEGVKMAFDDIRKRLSGIGRKDEMQGVLIQKMVREGIETIIGVTHDPQFGPLIMFGLGGIYAELFKDTTIRLHPLTDVDAGDMIQSVKMAKLLSGYRGLPSSDTNALEDLLLRLSKMIEDVPQIVELDFNPVKVLPRGRGYYIADARILVG
- a CDS encoding trypsin-like peptidase domain-containing protein — translated: MNSNRSVPMMKMQQRIVLTSLVAVALSASLLFSGCAASIPLASATPDVIPNETVTTANAVPVISLYDEEAIVTLYSQAIPAVVEINTVVGGNEYPSGLFRTPDVKGQGSGFFVDEEGHILTNYHVVDGASSISVTLHSSETVEAQIIGTDSENDLALLKVDPSNISNISPLLLGDSDSVKPGQMAIALGSPYGLEGSITVGIISGLGRNMAGAQTRSIPNMLQIDAAINPGNSGGPLLSSKGAVIGINTAIEASSNSIGFAIPINNAKSLLPALLQGGEVGTPWLGISGTEIDQTLASKLDLNTDHGVYVVSVMPDSPAERAGLVPSGIDQGSPTSGGDIIIAIDEHEVATVSDLLQYLNTKDVGEQVYLTVIRGNETIAVEVTLDEWPQDVAFSQD
- a CDS encoding SLC13 family permease codes for the protein MLDPSQIVTLCIFIGVFTFLIIGKVQRFIPVLIGAALTILVVFLGILRSPDTAIGVLNFAEIGRPTFWIAGHEPIMAHGVNWQTIFFIGGMMVLVEGLRAVGFFRWLCLYTARMVNYRIIPISIVFMLLAGVMSMFIDSITVLLFMASVIIELARILKFDPVPLIIATIFAANVGGSATMAGDPPNIIIGTSLGYTFNDFVVNTGPIAWTGMAAAVGYFYWRLRRDYAHTAVISANTAETQLKPQDAIINHRLYKIQLAIFITVVFLIITHAQSGLSMAMIGIIAALATIAAMGKETPSIMKGVDWRTLLFFIGLFICVGGLEETGILHLIAGFIGTTSGGNPFTMITIILWGSACASAVVDNIPFAATMVPIIVRLSQATGVALPSLAWPLALGADIGGNATPIGASANVVGVAIAEKAGYRVSWGRFLKYSLPITIIVLSICMLMLVTRYV
- a CDS encoding pseudouridine synthase yields the protein MAQQPIIKLLTASGIGSRRKIAAVIKRGGVAINGKVAESFNEPVDSARDVITIDGKRASYKKEPDVYLMLNKPKGIVSSTSDDRGRKTVIDILPEKYRDIRIYPVGRLDKDSTGLVLLTNDGDLTFRLTHPRFEQEKEYLVQIDGELNLEEIAELAKGIYLDDGKTHPAKVKVSRYPPFSYSIAIHEGKKHQVRRMFAALGHDVLELKRIRLGSLRLNRLPDGEIRELSPAEVESLSKGAMRQKVR